The segment GCAAGACGAGTCCCAGAAGATCCGCAAACGAGTCGGCGTCCTTCCCGAGGGCTTTGACCTCTACGAACGCCTCTCCGGTCGCAAACACATCGAGTTTGCCCAGCGCGCTAAAGGCGCAAACGGCGATCCAGAGGAGTATCTCGAACGCGTCGGTCTGGGCGGCGATCCAGCCGACAGAAACGCCGGCGACTACTCGAAGGGGATGAAACAGCGTCTGGCCTTCGGGATGGCACTGGTCGGCGAGCCCGATCTGCTGATCATGGACGAACCCTCCAGCGGTCTCGACCCCACTGGTATTCGCGAGATGCAAGAGATCGTCCGCGCGGAAGCCGAGCGTGGGACGACCGTGTTCTTTTCGAGCCACATCCTTGATCACGTCGAGGAGATCTGTGACCGGATCGGCGTGATGAACGAGGGCGAACTGGTCGCCGTCGGAACCCTCGATGAACTCCACGCCCAGATCGGCGGGGACGCCCACCTCGAACTCTCGGTCGACGATGTTCCGGAGCAGACTGTCGACACGCTCCCCGACATCGCGGGTGTTTCGGGTGCGGCGGCGCGCAACGGTATGCTCGACGTCACCTGCACCGAGTCGGCGGCCAAAGCCAGAGCGATCAATCACGTCGAGGACGCCGGAACGACGGTGCTCGACATTCAGGTCGAGGATCAGGATATCGACGATCTGTTCGCGGAACTCACCGGCAATGGCTCCACGCCCGAGGAGGAAGATGCCCCCGAGGAGGTGGTCGCATGAGCGTCCCGACGGTTGCCCGGAAGGACTTCGAGGACGCTGTCCGCTCGCAGATGCTCTGGTCGATGACCGGGCTGCTCGTGGGGTTGAT is part of the Natranaeroarchaeum aerophilus genome and harbors:
- a CDS encoding ABC transporter ATP-binding protein; the encoded protein is MPAIETNSLSKRFGDVVAVDDLSLQIDDGEVFGFLGPNGAGKSTTINMLLDFARPTGGSATVLGYDTQDESQKIRKRVGVLPEGFDLYERLSGRKHIEFAQRAKGANGDPEEYLERVGLGGDPADRNAGDYSKGMKQRLAFGMALVGEPDLLIMDEPSSGLDPTGIREMQEIVRAEAERGTTVFFSSHILDHVEEICDRIGVMNEGELVAVGTLDELHAQIGGDAHLELSVDDVPEQTVDTLPDIAGVSGAAARNGMLDVTCTESAAKARAINHVEDAGTTVLDIQVEDQDIDDLFAELTGNGSTPEEEDAPEEVVA